The following DNA comes from Gammaproteobacteria bacterium.
GCGGCAGTGGTAGTAGTGGTGAAGGCAAAACCAGTTACAAATTGACGCAACAAGCTAAACAAGCGGCAATTAAAGCCTTTGAAAAAGCCTTGGAAAATGTCAGTCCTACTGTTGAAGTAAAATCAAGACGCGTTGGTGGTTCAACCTACCAAGTTCCTGTTGAGGTTCGTCCGCAACGGCGTATGGCGTTAGCTATGCGTTGGCTAGTAGATTTTGCAAAAAGCAGGAATGAAAAAACCATGGTTTTGCGTTTGGCAAATGAAATATATGATGCGATTCACGGCCGTGGAGGTGCAGTAAAAAAACGTGAAGATGTGCATCGTATGGCCAAAGCTAACCAAGCATTTGCGCACTATCGCTGGTAATGGATTATTAAATTATCAATGATACAGTATGCGATTTTCTGCATTTGAGAAAATCTCCACGAACTATTATTCCATTAAGTAAAGTATTCATGTTGCTTTAAAAAACTTCTGAATATCAGGTGAATATCTAGCCTGGGAGCGTGGGTAGTCTGTCCGCAAAGTGAAAAACGGGCTTCCGCCGGTGCTTCGGGATAGAGTAGTTACAGTTCCTGGTTCAGATAGGCCATGACACATAGGTTAAATTTATGACTCGTACAACACCCATAGAACACTACCGTAATATTGGCATCATGGCGCATATCGACGCCGGAAAAACTACGACTACAGAGCGTATACTCTATTACACCGGTGTATCACATAAGATTGGTGAAGTGCA
Coding sequences within:
- the rpsG gene encoding 30S ribosomal protein S7; amino-acid sequence: MSRRKAAPKRYILPDPLFGSELITKFINSVMRSGKKSTAEKIVYGALIRVQQRESNEEGGKEGGSGSSGEGKTSYKLTQQAKQAAIKAFEKALENVSPTVEVKSRRVGGSTYQVPVEVRPQRRMALAMRWLVDFAKSRNEKTMVLRLANEIYDAIHGRGGAVKKREDVHRMAKANQAFAHYRW